From the genome of Pseudoliparis swirei isolate HS2019 ecotype Mariana Trench chromosome 10, NWPU_hadal_v1, whole genome shotgun sequence, one region includes:
- the yeats4 gene encoding YEATS domain-containing protein 4 isoform X2, with product MFKKMTEFGPDSGGRVKGITIVKPIVFGNVARYFGKKREEDGHTHQWSVYVKPYKNEDMSAFVKKIQFKLHESYGNPLRVVTKPPYEITETGWGEFEIIIKIFFIDPNERPVTLYHLLKLFQSDSSAMPKKTVVSEFYDEMIFQDPTAMMQQLLTTSRQLTLGAYKHETEFNELEQRTKEKMEAAKKRTSQEITELKDKLKASRENINHLKADIRKLEEDVDHKDH from the exons ATGTTTAAAAAGATGACTGAATTTGGTCCAGATTCCGGGGGGCGAGTTAAG GGAATAACCATCGTGAAGCCCATTGTGTTTGGGAACGTTGCCCGTTACTttgggaagaagagagaggaggatggacacacacaccagtggtcTGTTTATGTGAAGCCTTACAAAAATGAG GATATGTCTGCTTTCGTAAAGAAGATCCAGTTCAAGCTTCATGAGAGCTATGGTAACCCTCTGAGAG TGGTGACCAAGCCTCCATATGAGATCACAGAGACGGGTTGGGGAGAGTTTGAGATCATCATCAAGATCTTCTTCATTGACCCCAATGAGAGACCT GTGACTCTGTACCATCTGTTGAAGCTGTTCCAGTCAGACTCCAGTGCAATGCCGAAGAAGACGGTTGTCTCTGAATTCTATGATGAAATG ATCTTCCAGGATCCTACGGCCATGATGCAGCAGCTGCTGACGACTTCAAGACAACTCACCCTGGGTGCATACAAGCATGAGACCGaat TCAATGAGCTGGAACAGAGGAccaaggagaagatggaggcaGCAAAGAAGAGAACCAGCCAGGAGATTACAGAGCTGAAAGACAAACTAAAAGCCAGCAGAGAAAACATCAACCACCTCAAGGCAGATATCAGGAAACTGGAGGAGGATGTCGACCACAAGGACCACTGA
- the yeats4 gene encoding YEATS domain-containing protein 4 isoform X1 gives MDLQDLSRTLNQISTIKHFVKTLCIHEQGITIVKPIVFGNVARYFGKKREEDGHTHQWSVYVKPYKNEDMSAFVKKIQFKLHESYGNPLRVVTKPPYEITETGWGEFEIIIKIFFIDPNERPVTLYHLLKLFQSDSSAMPKKTVVSEFYDEMIFQDPTAMMQQLLTTSRQLTLGAYKHETEFNELEQRTKEKMEAAKKRTSQEITELKDKLKASRENINHLKADIRKLEEDVDHKDH, from the exons atggatctccaggacctttccaggactttaaaccaaatttccacgattaaacattttgtgaaaactctgtgtatacatgaacaa GGAATAACCATCGTGAAGCCCATTGTGTTTGGGAACGTTGCCCGTTACTttgggaagaagagagaggaggatggacacacacaccagtggtcTGTTTATGTGAAGCCTTACAAAAATGAG GATATGTCTGCTTTCGTAAAGAAGATCCAGTTCAAGCTTCATGAGAGCTATGGTAACCCTCTGAGAG TGGTGACCAAGCCTCCATATGAGATCACAGAGACGGGTTGGGGAGAGTTTGAGATCATCATCAAGATCTTCTTCATTGACCCCAATGAGAGACCT GTGACTCTGTACCATCTGTTGAAGCTGTTCCAGTCAGACTCCAGTGCAATGCCGAAGAAGACGGTTGTCTCTGAATTCTATGATGAAATG ATCTTCCAGGATCCTACGGCCATGATGCAGCAGCTGCTGACGACTTCAAGACAACTCACCCTGGGTGCATACAAGCATGAGACCGaat TCAATGAGCTGGAACAGAGGAccaaggagaagatggaggcaGCAAAGAAGAGAACCAGCCAGGAGATTACAGAGCTGAAAGACAAACTAAAAGCCAGCAGAGAAAACATCAACCACCTCAAGGCAGATATCAGGAAACTGGAGGAGGATGTCGACCACAAGGACCACTGA